The following coding sequences lie in one Chionomys nivalis chromosome 8, mChiNiv1.1, whole genome shotgun sequence genomic window:
- the Sf1 gene encoding splicing factor 1 isoform X7 — protein MATGANATPLDFPSKKRKRSRWNQDTMEQKTVIPGMPTVIPPGLTREQERAYIVQLQIEDLTRKLRTGDLGIPPNPEDRSPSPEPIYNSEGKRLNTREFRTRKKLEEERHTLITEMVALNPDFKPPADYKPPATRVSDKVMIPQDEYPEINFVGLLIGPRGNTLKNIEKECNAKIMIRGKGSVKEGKVGRKDGQMLPGEDEPLHALVTANTMENVKKAVEQIRNILKQGIETPEDQNDLRKMQLRELARLNGTLREDDNRILRPWQSSETRSITNTTVCTKCGGAGHIASDCKFQRPGDPQSAQDKARMDKEYLSLMAELGEAPVPASVGSTSGPATTPLASAPRPAAPASNPPPPSLMSTTQSRPPWMNSGPSENRPYHGMHGGGPGGPGGGPHSFPHPLPSLTGGHGGHPMQHNPNGPPPPWMQPPPPPMNQGPHPPGHHGPPPMGKSVPGKYACGLWGLSPASRKRYDAAAAYGHDAAASATSQWAAPASSLWSSSSMAAAAAAASATPSAQQQYGFQHPLAMAAKIPPRGSDGPSHESEDFPRPLVTLPGRQPQQRPWWTGWFGKAA, from the exons ATGGCGACCGGAGCGAACGCCACGCCGCTGG ACTTCCCAagtaagaagaggaagaggagccgTTGGAACCAAGACACAATGGAACAGAAGACAGTGATTCCAGGAATGCCCACAGTTATCCCCCCTGGACTGACACGGGAACAAGAGCGAGCTTACATAG TGCAACTACAGATAGAAGACCTGACTCGTAAACTGCGCACAGGAGACCTGGGCATCccccctaaccctgaggacag gtcCCCTTCCCCTGAGCCAATCTACAACAGTGAGGGGAAGCGGCTTAATACTCGAGAGTTCCGTACCCGCAAAAAGCTTGAAGAGGAGCGACACACACTTATCACAGAGATGGTTGCTCTCAACCCAGACTTTAAACCACCTGCAGATTACAA gcCTCCAGCAACACGTGTGAGTGATAAAGTAATGATCCCCCAAGATGAGTATCCAGAAATCAATTTTGTGGGTCTCTTAATTGGGCCTAG AGGGAACACTCTGAAGAACATTGAGAAGGAATGCAATGCCAAGATCATGATACGGGGGAAAGGATCTGTGAAAGAGGGGAAAGTTGGGCGCAAAGATGGTCAAATGTTGCCAGGAGAGGATGAACCTCTTCATGCTCTAGTCACTGCCAATACAATGGAGAATGTCAAAAAGGCAGTAGAACAG ATCAGAAACATCCTGAAGCAGGGTATTGAGACCCCAGAGGACCAGAATGATCTACGGAAGATGCAGCTTCGGGAGTTGGCTCGTTTGAATGGCACTCTACGGGAAGATGATAACAG GATCTTAAGACCCTGGCAGAGCTCAGAGACACGCAGCATTACCAATACTACCGTGTGTACCAAGTGTGGAGGGGCTGGCCACATTGCCTCCGATTGCAAATTTCAGAG GCCTGGTGACCCTCAGTCGGCTCAGGATAAAGCACGGATGGATAAAGAATATTTGTCCCTTATGGCTGAGCTAGGGGAAGCTCCTGTCCCTGCATCTGTGGGCTCTACCTCTGGACCTGCCACCACACCCTTGGCCAGTGCACCAAGACCTGCTGCTCCTGCCAGCAACCCACCACCACCG TCTCTCATGTCTACAACGCAGAGTCGCCCACCCTGGATGAATTCTGGCCCTTCAGAGAATCGGCCCTATCATGGCATGCATGGAGGTGGTCCTGGTGGGCCTGGAGGTGGCCCCCACAGTTTCCCACACCCATTACCCAGCCTGACAGGTGGGCATGGTGGACATCCCATGCAGCACAACCCAAATGGACCACCACCACCTTGGATGCAGCCACCACCCCCACCGATGAACCAGGGCCCCCACCCACCTGGGCATCATGGCCCTCCTCCAATGGGTAA ATCAGTACCTGGGAAGTACGCCTGTGGGCTCTGGGGTCTATCGCCTGCATCAAGGAAAAG gtatgaTGCCGCCGCCGCCTATGGGCATGATGCCGCCGCCTCCGCCACCTCCCAGTGGGCAGCCCCCGCCTCCTCCCTCTGGTCCTCTTCCTccatggcagcagcagcagcagcagcctccgCCACCCCCTCCGCCCAGCAGCAGTATGGCTTCCAGCACCCCCTTGCCATGGCAGCAAA GATCCCTCCCCGCGGCAGCGATGGCCCGAGCCATGAGAGTGAGGACTTTCCGCGCCCATTGGTGACCCTTCCAGGCAGACAGCCTCAGCAGCGCCCTTGGTGGACAGGATGGTTCGGCAAAGCAGCCTGA
- the Sf1 gene encoding splicing factor 1 isoform X15 gives MVALNPDFKPPADYKPPATRVSDKVMIPQDEYPEINFVGLLIGPRGNTLKNIEKECNAKIMIRGKGSVKEGKVGRKDGQMLPGEDEPLHALVTANTMENVKKAVEQIRNILKQGIETPEDQNDLRKMQLRELARLNGTLREDDNRILRPWQSSETRSITNTTVCTKCGGAGHIASDCKFQRPGDPQSAQDKARMDKEYLSLMAELGEAPVPASVGSTSGPATTPLASAPRPAAPASNPPPPSLMSTTQSRPPWMNSGPSENRPYHGMHGGGPGGPGGGPHSFPHPLPSLTGGHGGHPMQHNPNGPPPPWMQPPPPPMNQGPHPPGHHGPPPMVPGKYACGLWGLSPASRKRYDAAAAYGHDAAASATSQWAAPASSLWSSSSMAAAAAAASATPSAQQQYGFQHPLAMAAKIPPRGSDGPSHESEDFPRPLVTLPGRQPQQRPWWTGWFGKAA, from the exons ATGGTTGCTCTCAACCCAGACTTTAAACCACCTGCAGATTACAA gcCTCCAGCAACACGTGTGAGTGATAAAGTAATGATCCCCCAAGATGAGTATCCAGAAATCAATTTTGTGGGTCTCTTAATTGGGCCTAG AGGGAACACTCTGAAGAACATTGAGAAGGAATGCAATGCCAAGATCATGATACGGGGGAAAGGATCTGTGAAAGAGGGGAAAGTTGGGCGCAAAGATGGTCAAATGTTGCCAGGAGAGGATGAACCTCTTCATGCTCTAGTCACTGCCAATACAATGGAGAATGTCAAAAAGGCAGTAGAACAG ATCAGAAACATCCTGAAGCAGGGTATTGAGACCCCAGAGGACCAGAATGATCTACGGAAGATGCAGCTTCGGGAGTTGGCTCGTTTGAATGGCACTCTACGGGAAGATGATAACAG GATCTTAAGACCCTGGCAGAGCTCAGAGACACGCAGCATTACCAATACTACCGTGTGTACCAAGTGTGGAGGGGCTGGCCACATTGCCTCCGATTGCAAATTTCAGAG GCCTGGTGACCCTCAGTCGGCTCAGGATAAAGCACGGATGGATAAAGAATATTTGTCCCTTATGGCTGAGCTAGGGGAAGCTCCTGTCCCTGCATCTGTGGGCTCTACCTCTGGACCTGCCACCACACCCTTGGCCAGTGCACCAAGACCTGCTGCTCCTGCCAGCAACCCACCACCACCG TCTCTCATGTCTACAACGCAGAGTCGCCCACCCTGGATGAATTCTGGCCCTTCAGAGAATCGGCCCTATCATGGCATGCATGGAGGTGGTCCTGGTGGGCCTGGAGGTGGCCCCCACAGTTTCCCACACCCATTACCCAGCCTGACAGGTGGGCATGGTGGACATCCCATGCAGCACAACCCAAATGGACCACCACCACCTTGGATGCAGCCACCACCCCCACCGATGAACCAGGGCCCCCACCCACCTGGGCATCATGGCCCTCCTCCAATGG TACCTGGGAAGTACGCCTGTGGGCTCTGGGGTCTATCGCCTGCATCAAGGAAAAG gtatgaTGCCGCCGCCGCCTATGGGCATGATGCCGCCGCCTCCGCCACCTCCCAGTGGGCAGCCCCCGCCTCCTCCCTCTGGTCCTCTTCCTccatggcagcagcagcagcagcagcctccgCCACCCCCTCCGCCCAGCAGCAGTATGGCTTCCAGCACCCCCTTGCCATGGCAGCAAA GATCCCTCCCCGCGGCAGCGATGGCCCGAGCCATGAGAGTGAGGACTTTCCGCGCCCATTGGTGACCCTTCCAGGCAGACAGCCTCAGCAGCGCCCTTGGTGGACAGGATGGTTCGGCAAAGCAGCCTGA
- the Sf1 gene encoding splicing factor 1 isoform X8: MATGANATPLDFPSKKRKRSRWNQDTMEQKTVIPGMPTVIPPGLTREQERAYIVQLQIEDLTRKLRTGDLGIPPNPEDRSPSPEPIYNSEGKRLNTREFRTRKKLEEERHTLITEMVALNPDFKPPADYKPPATRVSDKVMIPQDEYPEINFVGLLIGPRGNTLKNIEKECNAKIMIRGKGSVKEGKVGRKDGQMLPGEDEPLHALVTANTMENVKKAVEQIRNILKQGIETPEDQNDLRKMQLRELARLNGTLREDDNRILRPWQSSETRSITNTTVCTKCGGAGHIASDCKFQRPGDPQSAQDKARMDKEYLSLMAELGEAPVPASVGSTSGPATTPLASAPRPAAPASNPPPPSLMSTTQSRPPWMNSGPSENRPYHGMHGGGPGGPGGGPHSFPHPLPSLTGGHGGHPMQHNPNGPPPPWMQPPPPPMNQGPHPPGHHGPPPMVPGKYACGLWGLSPASRKRYDAAAAYGHDAAASATSQWAAPASSLWSSSSMAAAAAAASATPSAQQQYGFQHPLAMAAKIPPRGSDGPSHESEDFPRPLVTLPGRQPQQRPWWTGWFGKAA; this comes from the exons ATGGCGACCGGAGCGAACGCCACGCCGCTGG ACTTCCCAagtaagaagaggaagaggagccgTTGGAACCAAGACACAATGGAACAGAAGACAGTGATTCCAGGAATGCCCACAGTTATCCCCCCTGGACTGACACGGGAACAAGAGCGAGCTTACATAG TGCAACTACAGATAGAAGACCTGACTCGTAAACTGCGCACAGGAGACCTGGGCATCccccctaaccctgaggacag gtcCCCTTCCCCTGAGCCAATCTACAACAGTGAGGGGAAGCGGCTTAATACTCGAGAGTTCCGTACCCGCAAAAAGCTTGAAGAGGAGCGACACACACTTATCACAGAGATGGTTGCTCTCAACCCAGACTTTAAACCACCTGCAGATTACAA gcCTCCAGCAACACGTGTGAGTGATAAAGTAATGATCCCCCAAGATGAGTATCCAGAAATCAATTTTGTGGGTCTCTTAATTGGGCCTAG AGGGAACACTCTGAAGAACATTGAGAAGGAATGCAATGCCAAGATCATGATACGGGGGAAAGGATCTGTGAAAGAGGGGAAAGTTGGGCGCAAAGATGGTCAAATGTTGCCAGGAGAGGATGAACCTCTTCATGCTCTAGTCACTGCCAATACAATGGAGAATGTCAAAAAGGCAGTAGAACAG ATCAGAAACATCCTGAAGCAGGGTATTGAGACCCCAGAGGACCAGAATGATCTACGGAAGATGCAGCTTCGGGAGTTGGCTCGTTTGAATGGCACTCTACGGGAAGATGATAACAG GATCTTAAGACCCTGGCAGAGCTCAGAGACACGCAGCATTACCAATACTACCGTGTGTACCAAGTGTGGAGGGGCTGGCCACATTGCCTCCGATTGCAAATTTCAGAG GCCTGGTGACCCTCAGTCGGCTCAGGATAAAGCACGGATGGATAAAGAATATTTGTCCCTTATGGCTGAGCTAGGGGAAGCTCCTGTCCCTGCATCTGTGGGCTCTACCTCTGGACCTGCCACCACACCCTTGGCCAGTGCACCAAGACCTGCTGCTCCTGCCAGCAACCCACCACCACCG TCTCTCATGTCTACAACGCAGAGTCGCCCACCCTGGATGAATTCTGGCCCTTCAGAGAATCGGCCCTATCATGGCATGCATGGAGGTGGTCCTGGTGGGCCTGGAGGTGGCCCCCACAGTTTCCCACACCCATTACCCAGCCTGACAGGTGGGCATGGTGGACATCCCATGCAGCACAACCCAAATGGACCACCACCACCTTGGATGCAGCCACCACCCCCACCGATGAACCAGGGCCCCCACCCACCTGGGCATCATGGCCCTCCTCCAATGG TACCTGGGAAGTACGCCTGTGGGCTCTGGGGTCTATCGCCTGCATCAAGGAAAAG gtatgaTGCCGCCGCCGCCTATGGGCATGATGCCGCCGCCTCCGCCACCTCCCAGTGGGCAGCCCCCGCCTCCTCCCTCTGGTCCTCTTCCTccatggcagcagcagcagcagcagcctccgCCACCCCCTCCGCCCAGCAGCAGTATGGCTTCCAGCACCCCCTTGCCATGGCAGCAAA GATCCCTCCCCGCGGCAGCGATGGCCCGAGCCATGAGAGTGAGGACTTTCCGCGCCCATTGGTGACCCTTCCAGGCAGACAGCCTCAGCAGCGCCCTTGGTGGACAGGATGGTTCGGCAAAGCAGCCTGA
- the Sf1 gene encoding splicing factor 1 isoform X10 translates to MATGANATPLDFPSKKRKRSRWNQDTMEQKTVIPGMPTVIPPGLTREQERAYIVQLQIEDLTRKLRTGDLGIPPNPEDRSPSPEPIYNSEGKRLNTREFRTRKKLEEERHTLITEMVALNPDFKPPADYKPPATRVSDKVMIPQDEYPEINFVGLLIGPRGNTLKNIEKECNAKIMIRGKGSVKEGKVGRKDGQMLPGEDEPLHALVTANTMENVKKAVEQIRNILKQGIETPEDQNDLRKMQLRELARLNGTLREDDNRILRPWQSSETRSITNTTVCTKCGGAGHIASDCKFQRPGDPQSAQDKARMDKEYLSLMAELGEAPVPASVGSTSGPATTPLASAPRPAAPASNPPPPSRPPWMNSGPSENRPYHGMHGGGPGGPGGGPHSFPHPLPSLTGGHGGHPMQHNPNGPPPPWMQPPPPPMNQGPHPPGHHGPPPMDQYLGSTPVGSGVYRLHQGKGMMPPPPMGMMPPPPPPPSGQPPPPPSGPLPPWQQQQQQPPPPPPPSSSMASSTPLPWQQRSLPAAAMARAMRVRTFRAHW, encoded by the exons ATGGCGACCGGAGCGAACGCCACGCCGCTGG ACTTCCCAagtaagaagaggaagaggagccgTTGGAACCAAGACACAATGGAACAGAAGACAGTGATTCCAGGAATGCCCACAGTTATCCCCCCTGGACTGACACGGGAACAAGAGCGAGCTTACATAG TGCAACTACAGATAGAAGACCTGACTCGTAAACTGCGCACAGGAGACCTGGGCATCccccctaaccctgaggacag gtcCCCTTCCCCTGAGCCAATCTACAACAGTGAGGGGAAGCGGCTTAATACTCGAGAGTTCCGTACCCGCAAAAAGCTTGAAGAGGAGCGACACACACTTATCACAGAGATGGTTGCTCTCAACCCAGACTTTAAACCACCTGCAGATTACAA gcCTCCAGCAACACGTGTGAGTGATAAAGTAATGATCCCCCAAGATGAGTATCCAGAAATCAATTTTGTGGGTCTCTTAATTGGGCCTAG AGGGAACACTCTGAAGAACATTGAGAAGGAATGCAATGCCAAGATCATGATACGGGGGAAAGGATCTGTGAAAGAGGGGAAAGTTGGGCGCAAAGATGGTCAAATGTTGCCAGGAGAGGATGAACCTCTTCATGCTCTAGTCACTGCCAATACAATGGAGAATGTCAAAAAGGCAGTAGAACAG ATCAGAAACATCCTGAAGCAGGGTATTGAGACCCCAGAGGACCAGAATGATCTACGGAAGATGCAGCTTCGGGAGTTGGCTCGTTTGAATGGCACTCTACGGGAAGATGATAACAG GATCTTAAGACCCTGGCAGAGCTCAGAGACACGCAGCATTACCAATACTACCGTGTGTACCAAGTGTGGAGGGGCTGGCCACATTGCCTCCGATTGCAAATTTCAGAG GCCTGGTGACCCTCAGTCGGCTCAGGATAAAGCACGGATGGATAAAGAATATTTGTCCCTTATGGCTGAGCTAGGGGAAGCTCCTGTCCCTGCATCTGTGGGCTCTACCTCTGGACCTGCCACCACACCCTTGGCCAGTGCACCAAGACCTGCTGCTCCTGCCAGCAACCCACCACCACCG AGTCGCCCACCCTGGATGAATTCTGGCCCTTCAGAGAATCGGCCCTATCATGGCATGCATGGAGGTGGTCCTGGTGGGCCTGGAGGTGGCCCCCACAGTTTCCCACACCCATTACCCAGCCTGACAGGTGGGCATGGTGGACATCCCATGCAGCACAACCCAAATGGACCACCACCACCTTGGATGCAGCCACCACCCCCACCGATGAACCAGGGCCCCCACCCACCTGGGCATCATGGCCCTCCTCCAATGG ATCAGTACCTGGGAAGTACGCCTGTGGGCTCTGGGGTCTATCGCCTGCATCAAGGAAAAG gtatgaTGCCGCCGCCGCCTATGGGCATGATGCCGCCGCCTCCGCCACCTCCCAGTGGGCAGCCCCCGCCTCCTCCCTCTGGTCCTCTTCCTccatggcagcagcagcagcagcagcctccgCCACCCCCTCCGCCCAGCAGCAGTATGGCTTCCAGCACCCCCTTGCCATGGCAGCAAA GATCCCTCCCCGCGGCAGCGATGGCCCGAGCCATGAGAGTGAGGACTTTCCGCGCCCATTGGTGA
- the Sf1 gene encoding splicing factor 1 isoform X16 — protein sequence MVALNPDFKPPADYKPPATRVSDKVMIPQDEYPEINFVGLLIGPRGNTLKNIEKECNAKIMIRGKGSVKEGKVGRKDGQMLPGEDEPLHALVTANTMENVKKAVEQIRNILKQGIETPEDQNDLRKMQLRELARLNGTLREDDNRILRPWQSSETRSITNTTVCTKCGGAGHIASDCKFQRPGDPQSAQDKARMDKEYLSLMAELGEAPVPASVGSTSGPATTPLASAPRPAAPASNPPPPSLMSTTQSRPPWMNSGPSENRPYHGMHGGGPGGPGGGPHSFPHPLPSLTGGHGGHPMQHNPNGPPPPWMQPPPPPMNQGPHPPGHHGPPPMDQYLGSTPVGSGVYRLHQGKGMMPPPPMGMMPPPPPPPSGQPPPPPSGPLPPWQQQQQQPPPPPPPSSSMASSTPLPWQQRSLPAAAMARAMRVRTFRAHW from the exons ATGGTTGCTCTCAACCCAGACTTTAAACCACCTGCAGATTACAA gcCTCCAGCAACACGTGTGAGTGATAAAGTAATGATCCCCCAAGATGAGTATCCAGAAATCAATTTTGTGGGTCTCTTAATTGGGCCTAG AGGGAACACTCTGAAGAACATTGAGAAGGAATGCAATGCCAAGATCATGATACGGGGGAAAGGATCTGTGAAAGAGGGGAAAGTTGGGCGCAAAGATGGTCAAATGTTGCCAGGAGAGGATGAACCTCTTCATGCTCTAGTCACTGCCAATACAATGGAGAATGTCAAAAAGGCAGTAGAACAG ATCAGAAACATCCTGAAGCAGGGTATTGAGACCCCAGAGGACCAGAATGATCTACGGAAGATGCAGCTTCGGGAGTTGGCTCGTTTGAATGGCACTCTACGGGAAGATGATAACAG GATCTTAAGACCCTGGCAGAGCTCAGAGACACGCAGCATTACCAATACTACCGTGTGTACCAAGTGTGGAGGGGCTGGCCACATTGCCTCCGATTGCAAATTTCAGAG GCCTGGTGACCCTCAGTCGGCTCAGGATAAAGCACGGATGGATAAAGAATATTTGTCCCTTATGGCTGAGCTAGGGGAAGCTCCTGTCCCTGCATCTGTGGGCTCTACCTCTGGACCTGCCACCACACCCTTGGCCAGTGCACCAAGACCTGCTGCTCCTGCCAGCAACCCACCACCACCG TCTCTCATGTCTACAACGCAGAGTCGCCCACCCTGGATGAATTCTGGCCCTTCAGAGAATCGGCCCTATCATGGCATGCATGGAGGTGGTCCTGGTGGGCCTGGAGGTGGCCCCCACAGTTTCCCACACCCATTACCCAGCCTGACAGGTGGGCATGGTGGACATCCCATGCAGCACAACCCAAATGGACCACCACCACCTTGGATGCAGCCACCACCCCCACCGATGAACCAGGGCCCCCACCCACCTGGGCATCATGGCCCTCCTCCAATGG ATCAGTACCTGGGAAGTACGCCTGTGGGCTCTGGGGTCTATCGCCTGCATCAAGGAAAAG gtatgaTGCCGCCGCCGCCTATGGGCATGATGCCGCCGCCTCCGCCACCTCCCAGTGGGCAGCCCCCGCCTCCTCCCTCTGGTCCTCTTCCTccatggcagcagcagcagcagcagcctccgCCACCCCCTCCGCCCAGCAGCAGTATGGCTTCCAGCACCCCCTTGCCATGGCAGCAAA GATCCCTCCCCGCGGCAGCGATGGCCCGAGCCATGAGAGTGAGGACTTTCCGCGCCCATTGGTGA
- the Sf1 gene encoding splicing factor 1 isoform X9: protein MATGANATPLDFPSKKRKRSRWNQDTMEQKTVIPGMPTVIPPGLTREQERAYIVQLQIEDLTRKLRTGDLGIPPNPEDRSPSPEPIYNSEGKRLNTREFRTRKKLEEERHTLITEMVALNPDFKPPADYKPPATRVSDKVMIPQDEYPEINFVGLLIGPRGNTLKNIEKECNAKIMIRGKGSVKEGKVGRKDGQMLPGEDEPLHALVTANTMENVKKAVEQIRNILKQGIETPEDQNDLRKMQLRELARLNGTLREDDNRILRPWQSSETRSITNTTVCTKCGGAGHIASDCKFQRPGDPQSAQDKARMDKEYLSLMAELGEAPVPASVGSTSGPATTPLASAPRPAAPASNPPPPSLMSTTQSRPPWMNSGPSENRPYHGMHGGGPGGPGGGPHSFPHPLPSLTGGHGGHPMQHNPNGPPPPWMQPPPPPMNQGPHPPGHHGPPPMDQYLGSTPVGSGVYRLHQGKGMMPPPPMGMMPPPPPPPSGQPPPPPSGPLPPWQQQQQQPPPPPPPSSSMASSTPLPWQQRSLPAAAMARAMRVRTFRAHW from the exons ATGGCGACCGGAGCGAACGCCACGCCGCTGG ACTTCCCAagtaagaagaggaagaggagccgTTGGAACCAAGACACAATGGAACAGAAGACAGTGATTCCAGGAATGCCCACAGTTATCCCCCCTGGACTGACACGGGAACAAGAGCGAGCTTACATAG TGCAACTACAGATAGAAGACCTGACTCGTAAACTGCGCACAGGAGACCTGGGCATCccccctaaccctgaggacag gtcCCCTTCCCCTGAGCCAATCTACAACAGTGAGGGGAAGCGGCTTAATACTCGAGAGTTCCGTACCCGCAAAAAGCTTGAAGAGGAGCGACACACACTTATCACAGAGATGGTTGCTCTCAACCCAGACTTTAAACCACCTGCAGATTACAA gcCTCCAGCAACACGTGTGAGTGATAAAGTAATGATCCCCCAAGATGAGTATCCAGAAATCAATTTTGTGGGTCTCTTAATTGGGCCTAG AGGGAACACTCTGAAGAACATTGAGAAGGAATGCAATGCCAAGATCATGATACGGGGGAAAGGATCTGTGAAAGAGGGGAAAGTTGGGCGCAAAGATGGTCAAATGTTGCCAGGAGAGGATGAACCTCTTCATGCTCTAGTCACTGCCAATACAATGGAGAATGTCAAAAAGGCAGTAGAACAG ATCAGAAACATCCTGAAGCAGGGTATTGAGACCCCAGAGGACCAGAATGATCTACGGAAGATGCAGCTTCGGGAGTTGGCTCGTTTGAATGGCACTCTACGGGAAGATGATAACAG GATCTTAAGACCCTGGCAGAGCTCAGAGACACGCAGCATTACCAATACTACCGTGTGTACCAAGTGTGGAGGGGCTGGCCACATTGCCTCCGATTGCAAATTTCAGAG GCCTGGTGACCCTCAGTCGGCTCAGGATAAAGCACGGATGGATAAAGAATATTTGTCCCTTATGGCTGAGCTAGGGGAAGCTCCTGTCCCTGCATCTGTGGGCTCTACCTCTGGACCTGCCACCACACCCTTGGCCAGTGCACCAAGACCTGCTGCTCCTGCCAGCAACCCACCACCACCG TCTCTCATGTCTACAACGCAGAGTCGCCCACCCTGGATGAATTCTGGCCCTTCAGAGAATCGGCCCTATCATGGCATGCATGGAGGTGGTCCTGGTGGGCCTGGAGGTGGCCCCCACAGTTTCCCACACCCATTACCCAGCCTGACAGGTGGGCATGGTGGACATCCCATGCAGCACAACCCAAATGGACCACCACCACCTTGGATGCAGCCACCACCCCCACCGATGAACCAGGGCCCCCACCCACCTGGGCATCATGGCCCTCCTCCAATGG ATCAGTACCTGGGAAGTACGCCTGTGGGCTCTGGGGTCTATCGCCTGCATCAAGGAAAAG gtatgaTGCCGCCGCCGCCTATGGGCATGATGCCGCCGCCTCCGCCACCTCCCAGTGGGCAGCCCCCGCCTCCTCCCTCTGGTCCTCTTCCTccatggcagcagcagcagcagcagcctccgCCACCCCCTCCGCCCAGCAGCAGTATGGCTTCCAGCACCCCCTTGCCATGGCAGCAAA GATCCCTCCCCGCGGCAGCGATGGCCCGAGCCATGAGAGTGAGGACTTTCCGCGCCCATTGGTGA